The following are encoded together in the Lathyrus oleraceus cultivar Zhongwan6 chromosome 3, CAAS_Psat_ZW6_1.0, whole genome shotgun sequence genome:
- the LOC127128108 gene encoding RNA-directed DNA methylation 4: MAESSSAPPKPVVVRVKRKPFHSPLDAFWLEINDRPLKRPLLDFENLSISNSSQYREIHNKKVLVQHVETISSSEVTLDIVQSFVEPGSKSASESNSKVVERKNFFRKVNRPDQLLLKAKQEKESSAKEARFEQIWKSRKVNKGTSVENALQEICQFYDIVRVDSQEQIKEVQHEDISLEDQKLLSSFLPLLREVIPNAAAEIEVDISADSRQEDYVYDLYTVTDETINEENPSHSYPLVQVDDEDYCDGPDDLDYETDDSNAEDHPMNDYPEEISEDEEGSDCESEESEHSKSSSELSDDDEDADDGHHGFAKGGISDPLYDEDFDDYDGQGVDNDDDDPDNEHLKWSYR, from the exons ATGGCGGAAAGCTCCTCGGCTCCACCCAAGCCTGTCGTGGTTAGGGTCAAACGAAAACCCTTCCATTCTCCACTCGACGCTTTCT GGTTGGAAATCAACGACAGGCCATTGAAGCGCCCTCTCTTGGATTTTGAAAACCTATCAATCTCCAATTCTTCTCAATACC GGGAAATTCATAACAAGAAGGTTTTGGTGCAACATGTGGAGACAATAAGCAGCTCTGAGGTCACTTTAGATATTGTTCAGTCATTTGTG GAACCTGGTTCCAAAAGTGCTTCTGAATCTAACTCAAAAGTTGTGGAAAGGAAGAACTTCTTCAGAAAAGTCAAT AGGCCAGATCAGCTCTTGCTTAAAGCTAAACAAGAAAAAGAG TCTTCAGCTAAAGAGGCCCGTTTTGAGCAAATATGGAAGAGCAGGAAAGTAAACAAGGGGACATCTGTTGAAAATGCATTACAAGAAATATGCCAGTTCTATGACATTGTTCGTGTTGACTCTCAAGAACAAATTAAGGAGGTGCAACACGA AGATATCTCCTTGGAGGATCAAAAACTTTTGTCTAGTTTCCTCCCTTTACTAAGAGAGGTTATTCCTAATGCTGCTGCAGAGATTGAAGTTGATATAAGTGCTGATTCCCGACAAG AGGACTATGTTTATGACCTCTACACTGTAACGGATGAAACGATCAATGAAGAAAATCCTTCACATTCTTATCCACT TGTTCAAGTTGATGATGAAGATTATTGTGACGGGCCTGACGATTTGGATTATGAAACGGATGACTCAAATG CTGAAGACCATCCAATGAATGACTATCCAGAGGAGATTTCGGAAGACGAAGAAGGTTCTGATTGTGAATCAGAAGAAAGCGAGCATAGCAAATCTAGTAGTGAATTGTCAGATGATGACGAGGATGCGGATGATGGACACCATGGTTTTGCTAAAGGTGGAATTTCTGATCCATTGTATGATGAGGATTTTGATGATTATGACGGTCAAGGTGTAGACAATGACGACGACGATCCGGATAATGAGCACTTGAAGTGGTCTTACAGATGA